In Oncorhynchus mykiss isolate Arlee chromosome 32, USDA_OmykA_1.1, whole genome shotgun sequence, the DNA window actGTCCCGTATGAATTCAAGTATATTCGCTTGCGCTCTCTCGCTGCTGctgcagtttcaactgttctgcctgcggctttggaaccctgacctgttcaccggacatgctaccttgtcccagacctgctgttttcaactctctagagacagcaggagcggtagaaatactctgaatgattggccctgaaaagccaactgacatttactcctgaggtgctgacctgctgCACCCTTTACAaccattgtgattattattatttgaccctgttggtcatttatgaaaatTTGGCCAcagcttggccatgttctgttataatcaccacccagcacagccagaggaggactggccacacctTATAGCCCGTTTCCTCTCTCGGTCTCTTCCttggttccggcctttctagggagtttttcctagccaccgtgcttctacatctgcattgcttgctgtttggggttttaggctggatttctgtacatcactttgtgacatcagctgatgtaagaagggctttataaatacatttgatttgattgatgaagCTGAAATCAAATTATTTAACCCTGgtgcacacacttgcacacacacacttaccaggCATGGGCATCCCGGGTCCCAGGGTGGTGAGGACAGGCGTTGACGCAGAGGGGGGAGGCGGTGCATCTGCGAACAGCTGATGCGGCCGGTCAGCCTGCGAAAGCGGGTTCTGAGCAGCTAGGAGGCGTTCAGCGGCCGAGCCGTGCCGCTCACCCTTGGAATCCTTCTTGAAGGCATATGACACCGTAATTGGTCGGTTGCACAGGTACTGGCCATTCATGGCCTCGATGGCCGCGTCAGAGGCATCGAAACTGGCATAGTTGATGAAGGCGTAGCCCTTGGAGTTGCCAGTGTCCGGGTCGCGCATGATCTTGGGCGTCTGGAGTATGACCCCAAAGGCGCTGAACGTGTCGTAGAGGAGTTTCTCGTCAATCTCCGGGTCCAGGTTACCGATGAAGATGTTGGCGCCCACATCCAGGTTCTTGTTGTGCGCTGAGGCCTTGTTGACACGGATGGGCTTTCCGTATAGTTTAATCATGTTCATAATCTTGATGGCGTAGTCCGCATCCTCTTCACTGAGGAACTCAACAAAGCCATAGCCTTACGAAGGGGTGGGGACAGAGGAAAGAGTAACATTCAATAAGACTTTAACGGTTATATTTCTgatcagcattttttttttttacatgctaTTTGTCTCTAAAGGAGTCTCCAAAAATGACATGACATCAACAAGTGATGGGTTTTATAGCATAGACCTAATCTACAATGATCTGTCTTCTTTACATAGGCTAGTTTTAGTTGTACACAGTTCTTAATTTCAAACATGAGTGCGCCACCTCACCATGTGATAGAAACCCTGGGGTTAGATATCAAAGTGTAGCATATCTGGTTGGTCTTACTGATGGTATGTGTCTGTTCTGTTACCAATGCGTTGTTTGTGAGTATGTGTGTTACTTACCTTGGTGTTGTCCCGTGACTCTGTCTTTGGGCATGTGTGTGTTGACCACAGGCCCAGCCTGTAGGAAGAGCTCCCACAGAAGTGGCTCTGCCACTTTCTCATCCAGACCACCCACATACACAGTGGCATCTAAAGTAACAGAGAGAGCAAAACATCAAGTGGATGGGTATAAGCCCAAACATAAAACCTTGTTATGGTCCCATGCCATACAAGATATTTTCAAGTCGTGCGGAAATGACTACCGTTACCCGGTTTTTAGCAACACTTCTCCTATTTTGGAAGCTATATCCTATATCGGTTCCCATTACTTACATTACCGAGCAGTGCACAGGAATGCATTAAATCTAGTTTCCACGCATACGCTGCAGTTACATCACGTCTTTGGTTCAAGAGCACAAACCCTGCAAAACGAGCGCAGTTTTGCCAAAGACAGGGACGGTAAGAAGGGTGTAGCCTAACGGTTGAGAGCGTTGGgggcagtaaccgaaaggtcgccgGTTTTACTGTACCTATCCGGTgtgtgacaaaaaaatatatatataacaaaattcgctctggataagagcatctgcggAATTACTTACATGTTGCTGAATGTAAAAATTGAGTGCGCCCAACGCGCGAAATCAACCAAGGCTAGGAACATgtccagctagctaatgttaccctCTTTGAGCCAGTCCCATTTAGGTATATGGCCCTACCTTGAGCTCGCTAGCTACCCATTCATAGCCCGGCAGATTCTTTAGTGACAAATCGGACGAGTCTGGCAGGACGTAAAAATacatagctagctatctagcttgTTACAGTACATATGGCAAACGTAGGCTTGTAAACGAGCTTTGTTTGGCAATAGAATTGAGTCACACAGACAAGGCATACGGCTGGCTACGTCTTCATTCAGCTAGATTTATAGCTATAATTTTTAGGCCATGGGTTCAGATGTAATGGAAACTACTCGTATGGATACATTTGATGAAGTTCATAGTAAAATA includes these proteins:
- the LOC110488213 gene encoding splicing factor 3B subunit 4, with protein sequence MAAGPISERNQDATVYVGGLDEKVAEPLLWELFLQAGPVVNTHMPKDRVTGQHQGYGFVEFLSEEDADYAIKIMNMIKLYGKPIRVNKASAHNKNLDVGANIFIGNLDPEIDEKLLYDTFSAFGVILQTPKIMRDPDTGNSKGYAFINYASFDASDAAIEAMNGQYLCNRPITVSYAFKKDSKGERHGSAAERLLAAQNPLSQADRPHQLFADAPPPPSASTPVLTTLGPGMPMPGMPPPGAFPPVPPPGSMPPGMPPGMPMPPAPGTPGPQGGGSGPPPGPPPFHQGMHPGMPQMSMHPHGHPPGMVPPPGPPGSNQHRAPPPPGMPPHPHMGMPPRGPYGHPMGHPMHPGMRGPPPPMPPPGYGGGPPRPPPFGFQRGPPMPPRPPGGPPRGPMRGPMPP